A single region of the Nocardioides sp. W7 genome encodes:
- a CDS encoding NADP-dependent oxidoreductase — MDPQQNPSDPAAVVLARVPDGVPTPADFRVVRLPRSPLVDGQVRIAVRSLSLDPYQRSTLGGRHLGDAPVGPGDVPPGRSVGEVVESRFPGLAVGQHVLAETGWRAETVVDGAAATPVSVPAGVPLSAALGALGMPGLTAYAGHVRQLRPVAGETVVIGSATGGVGAVAGQLARLAGARTVGIVGSEEKAKLADGPLGYDAVVRRGPDLADELAAACPDGIHAYLHLGDQETLDVVMERLAIGARVSLCGLMDQYNGSAPTRLRAGAVMAARAEVVGMVVFDHADLSSEHVEHVGALLASGELVTVEDHYSGIEQAPTAFARLMGGQNVGKVVVDIES, encoded by the coding sequence ATGGATCCGCAGCAGAACCCGAGCGACCCGGCGGCCGTGGTGCTCGCCCGCGTCCCCGACGGCGTCCCGACGCCGGCGGACTTCCGCGTCGTACGCCTCCCCCGCTCCCCGCTGGTCGACGGGCAGGTGCGGATCGCGGTCCGCAGCCTCTCGCTCGACCCGTACCAGCGCTCCACCCTCGGCGGCCGGCACCTCGGCGACGCCCCGGTCGGCCCGGGTGACGTCCCGCCGGGCCGCTCGGTCGGCGAGGTCGTCGAGTCGCGGTTCCCGGGGCTCGCGGTCGGACAGCACGTGCTCGCCGAGACCGGTTGGCGGGCCGAGACCGTCGTCGACGGCGCCGCGGCCACTCCGGTGTCGGTGCCGGCGGGCGTGCCGCTCTCCGCGGCCCTCGGGGCGCTCGGCATGCCGGGGCTGACGGCGTACGCCGGCCACGTGCGGCAGCTCCGACCGGTCGCCGGGGAGACCGTCGTCATCGGGTCCGCCACCGGTGGCGTCGGCGCCGTCGCGGGCCAGCTCGCGCGGCTCGCCGGCGCGCGGACCGTCGGGATCGTCGGCTCCGAGGAGAAGGCGAAGCTGGCCGACGGACCCCTGGGCTACGACGCCGTCGTACGACGTGGCCCCGACCTGGCCGACGAGCTCGCCGCGGCCTGCCCGGACGGGATCCACGCCTACCTCCACCTCGGCGACCAGGAGACCCTGGACGTGGTGATGGAGCGGCTCGCGATCGGTGCGCGGGTCTCGCTGTGCGGCCTGATGGACCAGTACAACGGCAGCGCGCCGACGCGGCTGCGCGCCGGCGCCGTGATGGCCGCCCGGGCCGAGGTGGTCGGCATGGTCGTCTTCGACCACGCCGACCTCTCGTCCGAGCACGTCGAGCACGTCGGGGCGCTGCTCGCCTCCGGGGAGCTCGTCACGGTCGAGGACCACTACTCGGGGATCGAGCAGGCCCCGACCGCGTTCGCCCGCCTGATGGGCGGGCAGAACGTCGGCAAGGTCGTCGTCGACATCGAGTCCTGA
- a CDS encoding RidA family protein produces MTLSAIKPAEFGWFPYEGFTFCLGLSEGDSAWTSGHTSARHDEALGKMTVSGSMEEQARIAYAKCLAILEGAGFGPEDVTRVSENVTVAGLPAYEEAAGVRRELLGDRPTVRTVVVERLVRRAAWLEIELHAVKGGGRQLRVASEAREAGTWQASSITEGQDGVVYLPTVTPIDEHGDVVAPGDFGAQYRYVLEKAGVLLEQVGLTLGHAVTTYDYSTPDTRAVYRGTHKVRKELLGDNEGGVYPGAGGILMSQLHVPGALVAIDVTASRHPLEIVNPGWSRYDTLTYAPGVKAGRTLFMSGFAALDMETQQALHADDLGAQAETTYGAILHLLEYAGLGPADLLETTEYCVESAVGDYKAVAEVRERLLGPPWPASTGALCHSLLRPEFLLEVFPTALYPEEQR; encoded by the coding sequence ATGACCCTGTCCGCCATCAAGCCCGCCGAGTTCGGCTGGTTCCCCTACGAGGGGTTCACCTTCTGCCTCGGGCTCAGTGAGGGTGACAGTGCCTGGACCTCGGGCCACACCTCGGCCCGCCACGACGAGGCGCTCGGCAAGATGACCGTGTCGGGCTCGATGGAGGAGCAGGCGCGGATCGCCTACGCCAAGTGCCTGGCGATCCTCGAGGGTGCGGGCTTCGGCCCCGAGGACGTCACCCGGGTCAGCGAGAACGTCACCGTCGCCGGCCTGCCGGCGTACGAGGAGGCCGCCGGCGTACGCCGTGAGCTGCTCGGCGACCGGCCGACCGTGCGGACGGTCGTCGTGGAGCGCCTGGTGCGCCGCGCGGCGTGGCTCGAGATCGAGCTGCACGCGGTCAAGGGCGGCGGCCGGCAGCTGCGGGTCGCCTCCGAGGCCCGCGAGGCCGGCACCTGGCAGGCCTCCTCGATCACCGAGGGCCAGGACGGCGTCGTCTACCTGCCGACCGTGACCCCGATCGACGAGCACGGCGACGTGGTCGCGCCGGGGGACTTCGGGGCGCAGTACCGCTACGTGCTCGAGAAGGCCGGCGTGCTGCTCGAGCAGGTCGGGCTGACCCTGGGCCACGCGGTCACGACGTACGACTACTCCACGCCCGACACTCGCGCCGTCTACCGCGGCACCCACAAGGTCCGCAAGGAGCTGCTCGGCGACAACGAGGGCGGCGTCTACCCGGGCGCGGGCGGCATCCTGATGAGCCAGCTGCACGTCCCGGGTGCGCTCGTGGCCATCGACGTCACCGCCTCGCGGCACCCGCTGGAGATCGTCAACCCGGGCTGGTCGCGCTACGACACGCTGACCTACGCGCCGGGCGTGAAGGCCGGCCGCACGCTGTTCATGTCCGGCTTCGCGGCCCTCGACATGGAGACCCAGCAGGCCCTGCACGCCGACGACCTCGGCGCCCAGGCCGAGACGACGTACGGCGCGATCCTGCACCTCCTGGAGTACGCCGGCCTCGGCCCGGCCGACCTGCTGGAGACGACGGAGTACTGCGTGGAGTCGGCCGTCGGGGACTACAAGGCGGTCGCCGAGGTCCGCGAGCGGCTGCTCGGTCCGCCGTGGCCCGCCTCGACCGGAGCGCTGTGCCACAGCCTGCTGCGGCCGGAGTTCCTGCTCGAGGTCTTCCCGACCGCGCTCTACCCGGAGGAGCAGCGATGA
- a CDS encoding MaoC/PaaZ C-terminal domain-containing protein, which yields MSETFPTTFVDHSSIAVGDAVPALERTIGLTDMVAYAGATWDWHKLHYDTAYVAEKKLPGPIVDGQVYGALLVEQLQDWLGPQSFVHELEFTFRNLVFAGETLRCQGTVTEVAADRVSVELSVVVVAEDGTDSRAAAAPCRAVVLLGRPDGPGAS from the coding sequence ATGAGCGAGACGTTCCCGACCACGTTCGTCGACCACTCGAGCATCGCCGTGGGAGACGCCGTGCCGGCGCTGGAGCGGACCATCGGCCTGACCGACATGGTCGCCTACGCCGGCGCCACCTGGGACTGGCACAAGCTGCACTACGACACGGCGTACGTCGCGGAGAAGAAGCTGCCCGGCCCGATCGTCGACGGCCAGGTCTACGGCGCACTGCTGGTCGAGCAGCTCCAGGACTGGCTCGGCCCGCAGTCGTTCGTGCACGAGCTGGAGTTCACCTTCCGCAACCTGGTCTTCGCCGGCGAGACGCTGCGCTGCCAGGGCACGGTGACCGAGGTCGCCGCGGACCGGGTGAGTGTCGAGCTGAGCGTGGTCGTGGTGGCCGAGGACGGCACCGACTCTCGCGCTGCCGCCGCGCCGTGCCGCGCCGTGGTGCTGCTCGGCCGGCCCGACGGTCCGGGCGCGTCATGA
- a CDS encoding acetyl-CoA acetyltransferase, which translates to MSTGVAIVGAAECDLGVTDSSILTLQAQAVTRALADAGLTLADVDGIASTGVSRFSATQLADYFGIVPTWTDSTFAGGSAYEMFVARAAQAIAAGQCSTVVITFASNQRSARSRRLGGVHEAWIPEAQFEEPYDPLYPLSYYAMAAQSYLHRYGGTREQLAEVAIAAREWALLNPQAFRYGKGSLSVEDVVGSTMISSPLTAADCCLVTDGGGAVVLTSTERARDLRQRPVEVLGYGERTTNTSFTAVADLAVPGARGAVQDAYARAGITAADVDVAEVYDSFTITAALSVEALGLCGVGEALDFIADGRIRPGGALPLNTNGGGLSYCHPGQYGVLLLVEAVRQLRGECGERQVPGAEIAVAHGTGGILSTHATVVLGVAR; encoded by the coding sequence ATGAGCACCGGCGTCGCGATCGTCGGGGCCGCCGAGTGCGACCTGGGCGTCACCGACTCCTCGATCCTGACCCTGCAGGCCCAGGCCGTCACGCGCGCGCTGGCCGACGCCGGCCTCACCCTGGCCGACGTGGACGGCATCGCGAGCACCGGCGTCTCCCGCTTCTCCGCGACCCAGCTGGCCGACTACTTCGGGATCGTGCCGACCTGGACGGACTCGACCTTCGCCGGCGGCAGCGCCTACGAGATGTTCGTGGCCCGGGCCGCCCAGGCGATCGCGGCCGGCCAGTGCAGCACCGTGGTGATCACCTTCGCCTCGAACCAGCGCTCGGCCCGCTCGCGCCGGCTCGGCGGTGTCCACGAGGCGTGGATCCCCGAGGCGCAGTTCGAGGAGCCCTACGACCCGCTCTACCCGCTGTCGTACTACGCGATGGCGGCCCAGTCCTACCTGCACAGGTACGGCGGCACCCGCGAGCAGCTCGCCGAGGTCGCGATCGCCGCCCGGGAGTGGGCGCTGCTGAACCCGCAGGCGTTCCGCTACGGCAAGGGCTCGCTGAGCGTCGAGGACGTCGTCGGCTCGACGATGATCTCCAGTCCGTTGACCGCGGCCGACTGCTGCCTGGTCACCGACGGCGGGGGAGCGGTCGTGCTCACCTCGACCGAGCGCGCCCGCGACCTGAGACAACGGCCGGTCGAGGTGCTCGGCTACGGCGAGCGCACCACGAACACCTCCTTCACCGCGGTGGCCGACCTGGCCGTCCCGGGTGCCCGCGGCGCGGTCCAGGACGCCTACGCGCGCGCCGGGATCACCGCGGCCGACGTCGACGTCGCGGAGGTCTACGACTCCTTCACCATCACCGCGGCCCTCAGCGTCGAGGCGCTCGGGCTCTGTGGTGTGGGCGAGGCGCTCGACTTCATCGCCGACGGCCGGATCCGGCCCGGCGGGGCCCTGCCGCTCAACACCAACGGCGGCGGGCTGTCGTACTGCCATCCCGGCCAGTACGGCGTGCTGCTGCTCGTCGAGGCGGTCCGCCAGCTGCGCGGCGAGTGCGGGGAGCGTCAGGTCCCCGGAGCCGAGATCGCGGTCGCGCACGGCACCGGCGGCATCCTGTCCACGCACGCGACGGTCGTCCTGGGGGTGGCCCGATGA
- a CDS encoding acyl-CoA dehydrogenase family protein, which yields MDFKLDEDQREFKALLRQFVDKEIVPVAREWEQSGRYPTEIVDGMKEMGLFGITVPEEYGGLDLDPVSFALVFEEIARGWMGIAGILGSHSLACRLIAMHGTEEQKDKYLPGLATGERRTGIGLTEPDAGTDLQGIRTTARLEGDHYVVNGSKMWITNARYADPLPVLVKTDPSASPAHRGMSVLLIEADTPGYEVTKDIPKLGYKGTESCEITLSDVRVPVTQLVGGVEGRGMQQVLSALEWGRVNIAARSVGIAQRAHDEALAYAKQRKAFGQPISEFQAIQLKLGELGTQVQAARLMAYWAADAVRDGRADGATGMAKIFCSEVALQAAIDAMKVHGGYGYSTEFEVERLYRDSILMSIGEGTNDVLRTVVAKSLLKGETRVG from the coding sequence ATGGACTTCAAGCTCGACGAGGACCAGCGCGAGTTCAAGGCGCTGCTGCGCCAGTTCGTCGACAAGGAGATCGTCCCGGTCGCCCGCGAGTGGGAGCAGTCCGGCCGCTACCCGACGGAGATCGTCGACGGCATGAAGGAGATGGGGCTCTTCGGCATCACCGTGCCCGAGGAGTACGGCGGACTCGACCTGGACCCGGTCTCGTTCGCGCTGGTCTTCGAGGAGATCGCCCGCGGCTGGATGGGCATCGCCGGCATCCTGGGCAGCCACTCGCTGGCCTGCCGGCTCATCGCCATGCACGGCACCGAGGAGCAGAAGGACAAGTACCTCCCGGGTCTGGCCACCGGCGAGCGGCGTACCGGCATCGGCCTGACCGAGCCCGACGCCGGCACCGATCTGCAGGGCATCCGGACCACCGCGCGTCTCGAGGGCGATCACTACGTGGTCAACGGTTCGAAGATGTGGATCACCAACGCCCGGTACGCCGACCCGCTGCCGGTGCTGGTCAAGACCGACCCGTCGGCCTCGCCCGCGCACCGGGGGATGAGCGTGCTGCTGATCGAGGCCGACACTCCTGGCTACGAGGTCACCAAGGACATCCCCAAGCTGGGCTACAAGGGCACCGAGTCGTGCGAGATCACGCTGAGCGACGTGCGGGTGCCGGTCACGCAGCTGGTCGGCGGGGTCGAGGGTCGCGGCATGCAGCAGGTGCTCTCGGCCCTGGAGTGGGGCCGGGTCAACATCGCGGCCCGCTCGGTCGGCATCGCCCAGCGCGCGCACGACGAGGCGCTGGCCTATGCGAAGCAGCGCAAGGCGTTCGGTCAGCCGATCTCGGAGTTCCAGGCGATCCAGCTCAAGCTCGGCGAGCTCGGCACCCAGGTGCAGGCGGCCCGGCTGATGGCCTACTGGGCGGCGGACGCCGTCCGCGACGGTCGCGCCGACGGCGCCACCGGGATGGCGAAGATCTTCTGCTCCGAGGTGGCCCTGCAGGCGGCGATCGACGCGATGAAGGTGCACGGCGGCTACGGCTACTCCACCGAGTTCGAGGTGGAGCGGCTCTACCGCGACTCGATCCTGATGAGCATCGGCGAGGGCACCAACGACGTGCTGCGCACCGTCGTCGCGAAGTCGCTGCTGAAGGGGGAGACCCGTGTCGGCTGA
- a CDS encoding Ig-like domain repeat protein, translated as MTRDFSCTNGSFNLPYTVVSEATAAGTVVTASLSDMPGTGFPTGLKVAGFEVDLGVDLNGESVALEGALTYPAPIAGGGAGNTVQYEMPDLSGTRVGTADLASGSIESLAINMRAGFQFNPAVPVTISDNPLTCTPGAASSTLVTTRDFSCTNGSFNLPYTVVSEATAAGTVVTASLSDMPGTGFPTGLKVAGFEVDLGVDLNGESVALEGALTYPAPIAGGGAGNTVQYEMPDLSGTRVGTADLASGSIESLAINMRAGFQFNPAVPVTISDNPLTCTAVPEPSAVTLTEDFSCTNGSFNLPYTVVSEATAAGTVVTASLSDMPGTGFPTGLKVAGFEVDLGVDLNGESVALEGALTYPAPIAGGGAGNTVQYEMPDLSGTRVGTADLASGSIESLAINMRAGFQFNPAVPVTISDNPLTCTVVPEPAVETATTLVATSPAPGAVSLAATVAPVAAGTVEFFEGETKVGEQAVAEGAATLSLTGVAAGQHSYRADFVPTDAAAFEGSSSTVQDVTVAAVPAAATATALTGSSPAAAQVALSATVTPTAAGQVQFFEGAVKVGEKVVASGAAAVGLTGVSAGEHSYTAKFVPTDPASYVGSTSTVVKVTVAAVPQPGPSAACVKAQGDVTTTAAAVKKADAKVKSTKAAVKKATKAVKKAKGAKAKKAKAKLKKAKKAATKAAKAAKAAKSKHNAATGAVKANC; from the coding sequence TTGACGCGGGACTTCTCGTGCACCAACGGCTCGTTCAACCTGCCGTACACGGTGGTCTCGGAGGCCACCGCGGCCGGCACGGTGGTGACGGCGTCGCTGAGCGACATGCCGGGCACCGGGTTCCCGACGGGCCTGAAGGTCGCGGGCTTCGAGGTCGACCTGGGCGTCGACCTGAACGGTGAGTCGGTGGCCCTGGAGGGGGCGCTGACCTACCCGGCGCCGATCGCTGGCGGTGGTGCCGGTAACACGGTGCAGTACGAGATGCCGGACCTGAGTGGTACGCGAGTGGGGACTGCTGACCTGGCATCCGGGTCGATCGAGTCGCTGGCGATCAACATGCGCGCCGGGTTCCAGTTCAACCCCGCGGTGCCGGTCACGATCTCCGACAATCCGCTGACGTGCACCCCGGGGGCGGCCAGCTCGACCCTGGTGACCACCCGGGACTTCTCGTGCACCAACGGCTCGTTCAACCTGCCGTACACGGTGGTCTCGGAGGCCACCGCGGCCGGCACGGTGGTGACGGCGTCGCTGAGCGACATGCCGGGCACCGGGTTCCCGACGGGCCTGAAGGTCGCGGGCTTCGAGGTCGACCTGGGCGTCGACCTGAACGGTGAGTCGGTGGCCCTGGAGGGGGCGCTGACCTACCCGGCGCCGATCGCTGGCGGTGGTGCCGGTAACACGGTGCAGTACGAGATGCCGGACCTGAGTGGTACGCGAGTGGGGACTGCTGACCTGGCATCCGGGTCGATCGAGTCGCTGGCGATCAACATGCGCGCCGGGTTCCAGTTCAACCCCGCGGTGCCGGTCACGATCTCCGACAACCCGCTGACCTGCACGGCCGTCCCCGAGCCCAGCGCGGTCACGCTGACCGAGGACTTCTCGTGCACCAACGGCTCGTTCAACCTGCCGTACACGGTGGTCTCGGAGGCCACCGCGGCCGGCACGGTGGTGACGGCGTCGCTGAGCGACATGCCGGGCACCGGGTTCCCGACGGGCCTGAAGGTCGCGGGCTTCGAGGTCGACCTGGGCGTCGACCTGAACGGTGAGTCGGTGGCCCTGGAGGGGGCGCTGACCTACCCGGCGCCGATCGCTGGCGGTGGTGCCGGTAACACGGTGCAGTACGAGATGCCGGACCTGAGTGGTACGCGAGTGGGGACTGCTGACCTGGCATCCGGGTCGATCGAGTCGCTGGCGATCAACATGCGCGCCGGGTTCCAGTTCAACCCCGCGGTGCCGGTCACGATCTCCGACAACCCGCTGACCTGCACGGTGGTCCCCGAGCCCGCCGTCGAGACCGCGACGACGCTCGTCGCGACCTCGCCCGCCCCGGGTGCGGTCAGCCTCGCCGCGACGGTGGCTCCGGTCGCTGCCGGCACCGTCGAGTTCTTCGAGGGTGAGACCAAGGTCGGCGAGCAGGCGGTCGCCGAGGGTGCCGCCACGCTGAGCCTGACCGGCGTCGCTGCCGGCCAGCACAGCTACCGTGCCGACTTCGTGCCCACGGACGCCGCGGCGTTCGAGGGTTCGTCCTCGACGGTGCAGGACGTCACCGTGGCCGCAGTGCCGGCCGCGGCGACGGCCACCGCGCTGACCGGGTCCTCCCCGGCTGCCGCGCAGGTTGCCCTCTCGGCGACGGTCACCCCGACCGCTGCCGGCCAGGTCCAGTTCTTCGAGGGTGCCGTCAAGGTCGGCGAGAAGGTCGTCGCCTCGGGTGCCGCCGCTGTGGGTCTGACCGGCGTGAGCGCCGGTGAGCACAGTTACACCGCGAAGTTCGTGCCTACCGACCCCGCTTCGTACGTCGGGTCGACCTCGACCGTCGTCAAGGTGACGGTCGCTGCCGTGCCGCAGCCGGGCCCGTCGGCCGCCTGCGTCAAGGCCCAGGGTGACGTCACGACCACGGCTGCCGCGGTCAAGAAGGCCGACGCCAAGGTCAAGAGCACCAAGGCCGCGGTGAAGAAGGCGACCAAGGCCGTTAAGAAGGCCAAGGGCGCGAAGGCCAAGAAGGCCAAGGCGAAGCTGAAGAAGGCCAAGAAGGCCGCGACCAAGGCGGCCAAGGCGGCCAAGGCGGCCAAGTCGAAGCACAACGCTGCGACCGGTGCGGTCAAGGCCAACTGCTGA
- a CDS encoding MaoC family dehydratase N-terminal domain-containing protein, with protein sequence MSLLTDEVRALEGRTRVYTAPEPIGAAAGRYFGLAIGDENPLYSDPAYAREQGLAGVTAPLTLVCETNQYAALPMDHEGYAGHTWGLDIPGTRQVRGGNKYTFHRRIRPEDVVTATWRITSVTEKITGSGNAMLVVGSTATYTGADGELLAENAETIIFVGLEKKA encoded by the coding sequence ATGAGCCTGCTCACCGACGAGGTCCGTGCCCTCGAGGGCCGGACCCGGGTCTACACCGCCCCGGAGCCGATCGGTGCCGCCGCGGGTCGGTACTTCGGCCTCGCGATCGGTGACGAGAACCCGCTCTACTCCGACCCGGCGTACGCCCGCGAGCAGGGGCTGGCCGGCGTGACCGCGCCGCTGACCCTGGTCTGCGAGACGAACCAGTACGCCGCCCTGCCGATGGACCACGAGGGGTACGCCGGCCACACCTGGGGCCTCGACATCCCCGGCACCCGGCAGGTCCGCGGCGGCAACAAGTACACCTTCCACCGCCGGATCCGCCCCGAGGACGTCGTCACCGCGACCTGGCGGATCACCTCGGTCACCGAGAAGATCACCGGGTCGGGCAACGCGATGCTGGTCGTCGGATCGACCGCGACGTACACCGGTGCCGACGGCGAGCTGCTCGCCGAGAACGCCGAGACCATCATCTTCGTCGGGCTGGAGAAGAAGGCATGA
- a CDS encoding CoA ester lyase yields MSADRRDFVARSALYVPGNAEDKLARILERGADEIILDLEDAVAPKDKDRARETTRIWLHDLPVLDNVGVWVRVNPGPMREADVRAMAGAPALTGFLVAKTETVDELFDLDKLLASLGSTAGVVPLLESARAILRAGELARAPRVQRLQVGEADLRADVGITPGPDERELLYTRSHVVLASAAAGIKPPIAPVSTNFRDLDAFRASTVELARLGFVGRACIHPGQVAVANEVFTPTPDEVDAARTLVGRWEFAGAGVAVDDDGRFVDEAVIRQARLVLARAR; encoded by the coding sequence GTGTCGGCTGACCGTCGTGACTTCGTGGCCCGCTCGGCGCTCTACGTGCCCGGCAACGCCGAGGACAAGCTCGCGCGGATCCTCGAGCGGGGCGCCGACGAGATCATCCTCGATCTCGAGGACGCCGTCGCTCCCAAGGACAAGGACCGGGCGCGCGAGACGACCCGGATCTGGCTGCACGACCTCCCGGTGCTCGACAACGTCGGGGTGTGGGTGCGGGTCAACCCGGGCCCGATGCGGGAGGCCGACGTGCGTGCCATGGCGGGTGCCCCGGCGCTGACGGGGTTCCTGGTCGCCAAGACCGAGACCGTCGACGAGCTGTTCGACCTCGACAAGCTGCTGGCCTCGCTCGGCTCGACCGCCGGGGTGGTGCCGCTGCTGGAGAGCGCCCGGGCGATCCTGCGCGCCGGCGAGCTCGCGCGCGCCCCGCGGGTGCAGCGGCTTCAGGTCGGCGAGGCCGACCTGCGTGCCGACGTCGGCATCACCCCCGGCCCGGACGAGCGGGAGCTGCTCTACACCCGCTCGCACGTCGTACTCGCCTCCGCGGCCGCGGGCATCAAGCCGCCGATCGCGCCGGTCTCGACGAACTTCCGCGACCTCGACGCCTTCCGGGCCTCGACCGTCGAGCTCGCCCGGCTCGGCTTCGTCGGCCGCGCGTGCATCCACCCGGGGCAGGTGGCGGTGGCCAACGAGGTCTTCACGCCGACCCCCGATGAGGTCGACGCGGCGCGCACGCTGGTCGGGCGCTGGGAGTTCGCCGGCGCCGGGGTTGCGGTGGACGACGACGGCAGGTTCGTCGACGAGGCCGTGATCCGCCAGGCCCGGCTGGTGCTGGCCCGCGCCCGCTGA
- a CDS encoding Zn-ribbon domain-containing OB-fold protein yields the protein MSTDWIPGEVPPADENSAAYWAATAEHRLTVQSCTACGRVQHPPRALCTGCGSMADLAQVDAAGTGVVDTFTVVHRPPRPELTAPYTIARVRLAEGPVVLTRLEPPAPGDGGWRIGDPVRVAWVDLPDGRALPYFTPSSPDPTKEH from the coding sequence ATGAGCACCGACTGGATCCCCGGCGAGGTCCCGCCCGCCGACGAGAACAGCGCGGCCTACTGGGCGGCCACCGCCGAGCACCGGCTGACCGTGCAGTCCTGCACCGCCTGCGGCCGGGTCCAGCACCCGCCGCGTGCCCTGTGCACCGGCTGCGGATCGATGGCGGACCTGGCCCAGGTCGACGCCGCCGGCACCGGCGTCGTCGACACCTTCACGGTCGTGCACCGACCGCCGCGTCCGGAGCTGACGGCGCCGTACACGATCGCGCGCGTGCGGCTGGCCGAGGGGCCGGTCGTGCTGACCCGCCTCGAGCCCCCCGCACCGGGCGACGGCGGCTGGCGGATCGGTGACCCGGTCCGCGTCGCCTGGGTCGACCTGCCCGACGGGCGCGCCCTCCCGTACTTCACCCCCTCCTCTCCCGACCCGACCAAGGAGCACTGA
- a CDS encoding SDR family oxidoreductase has protein sequence MTISTKSAVVTGSTKGIGFALARELLRRGQHVVVSGRSQAAVDEATGKLQPEATGGAQAVGVVTDVTDPAQVQALWDAGVSAFGAVDLWINNAGVAYTMRTIVETTSEEVATMIGTNMLGTINGAQVAVRGMTASGGGRVFNVLGGGSDGSIRPGMGVYAATKRGLDMFTRALVREVEGTSVRVGQVRPGILITDGWLREAQTHPESVSSQRKMLNILVDHVDDVAPYLVDQMLASSKNGDEIAWLTTGRMMRKFLGSKQDKLARYGL, from the coding sequence ATGACCATCTCCACGAAGAGTGCCGTCGTCACCGGCAGCACCAAGGGCATCGGCTTCGCGCTCGCCCGCGAGCTGCTCCGCCGCGGCCAGCACGTCGTCGTGTCCGGCCGCAGTCAGGCCGCCGTCGACGAGGCGACCGGCAAGCTCCAGCCCGAGGCCACCGGCGGTGCACAGGCCGTGGGCGTCGTGACCGACGTGACCGATCCTGCCCAGGTGCAGGCGCTGTGGGATGCCGGTGTCTCGGCGTTCGGTGCGGTCGACCTGTGGATCAACAACGCCGGCGTCGCCTACACGATGCGCACGATCGTCGAGACCACCTCCGAGGAGGTGGCGACCATGATCGGCACGAACATGCTCGGGACCATCAACGGCGCTCAGGTCGCCGTACGCGGTATGACGGCCTCGGGCGGGGGTCGAGTGTTCAACGTCCTCGGCGGCGGCAGCGACGGCAGCATCCGTCCCGGCATGGGCGTCTACGCGGCCACCAAGCGAGGTCTCGACATGTTCACCAGGGCCCTGGTGCGGGAGGTCGAGGGCACGTCCGTGCGGGTCGGTCAGGTCCGGCCCGGCATCCTGATCACCGACGGGTGGCTGCGCGAGGCGCAGACCCACCCCGAGTCGGTCTCCAGCCAGCGCAAGATGCTCAACATCCTGGTCGACCACGTGGACGACGTAGCGCCGTACCTGGTGGACCAGATGCTCGCCAGCTCCAAGAACGGCGACGAGATCGCCTGGCTGACCACGGGCCGGATGATGCGGAAGTTCCTGGGGAGCAAGCAGGACAAGCTCGCCCGCTACGGCCTGTAG